One genomic region from Conexibacter woesei DSM 14684 encodes:
- a CDS encoding response regulator, translating into MALTILIVDDHPSFRSSARRVLEAGGFTVVGEAEDGAGGVAAARDLRPDVVLLDVGLPDADGFDVAGSIKALPDPPDVVIVSSRDSSDFGPLVEASGACGFVSKADLSGEAVAALLP; encoded by the coding sequence ATGGCCCTGACGATCCTGATCGTGGACGACCACCCGAGCTTCCGCTCCAGCGCGCGCCGCGTGCTCGAGGCGGGCGGCTTCACGGTCGTCGGCGAGGCGGAGGACGGCGCCGGCGGCGTCGCCGCCGCGCGTGACCTGCGACCGGACGTCGTGCTGCTCGACGTCGGCCTGCCGGACGCCGACGGGTTCGACGTCGCCGGCTCGATCAAGGCGCTGCCGGACCCGCCCGACGTCGTGATCGTCTCCAGCCGCGATTCGAGCGACTTCGGGCCGCTGGTCGAGGCGTCCGGCGCCTGCGGGTTCGTCTCGAAGGCCGACCTCTCCGGCGAAGCGGTCGCCGCGCTGCTGCCATGA
- a CDS encoding response regulator: MRVVIAEDSVLLREGIARLLEEAGHDVVGQAGDAEDLVRKVTAHRPDIAIVDVRMPPTNTDDGLRAALQLRQQMPETSVLVLSQYVEERYAHELIGGGAAGVGYLLKDRVADVDRFVDAVSRVGDGGSALDPEVVAQLLGRRRRDDPLEALTPREREVLGLISEGRSNSAIAAELVVTERAVEKHVTSIFGKLDLPPAAQDHRRVLAVLRYLGAPRP, from the coding sequence ATGCGTGTCGTGATTGCCGAAGACTCCGTCCTCCTGCGCGAGGGCATCGCCCGCCTCCTGGAAGAGGCAGGGCACGACGTCGTCGGCCAGGCCGGTGACGCCGAGGACCTCGTGCGCAAGGTCACCGCGCACAGACCCGACATCGCGATCGTCGACGTGCGGATGCCGCCGACGAACACCGACGACGGCCTCAGAGCGGCGCTCCAGCTGCGCCAGCAGATGCCGGAGACGAGCGTGCTCGTGCTCTCGCAGTACGTCGAGGAGCGCTACGCGCACGAGCTGATCGGCGGCGGCGCGGCCGGCGTCGGCTATCTGCTGAAGGATCGCGTCGCCGACGTCGACCGCTTCGTCGACGCCGTCTCGCGCGTCGGCGACGGCGGCTCGGCGCTCGACCCCGAGGTCGTCGCGCAGCTGCTCGGGCGGCGCCGCCGCGACGACCCGCTGGAGGCGCTGACGCCGCGCGAGCGGGAGGTGCTCGGGCTGATCTCCGAGGGCCGCTCGAACTCCGCGATCGCGGCCGAGCTGGTCGTCACCGAGCGGGCCGTCGAGAAGCACGTCACGAGCATCTTCGGGAAGCTCGACCTGCCGCCGGCCGCGCAGGACCACCGCCGCGTGCTCGCGGTGCTGCGTTATCTCGGCGCACCGCGTCCCTGA
- the rpe gene encoding ribulose-phosphate 3-epimerase, with amino-acid sequence MSAIAELLRATRIAPSILSADFARLGAQVDEVVAAGARVIHVDVMDGHFVPPITMGPIVVGALAEQVHAAGAVLDVHLMIERPERQVAEFAKAGADSITVHAEATPHLNYALSAIKDGGCAAAAAINPGTPVGALAEVAELLDMALCMSVNPGWGGQPFIPASLDKIARLRGLLPQGTAIEVDGGVDAATAGPCARHGASVLVAGSAIFGASDPAAAYAELVAAADAR; translated from the coding sequence ATGTCCGCCATCGCTGAGCTGCTGCGCGCCACGCGCATCGCGCCCTCGATCCTCTCGGCCGACTTCGCCCGCCTCGGCGCGCAGGTCGACGAGGTGGTCGCCGCCGGGGCGCGCGTGATCCACGTCGACGTCATGGACGGTCACTTCGTGCCGCCGATCACGATGGGGCCGATCGTCGTCGGCGCGCTCGCCGAGCAGGTCCACGCCGCCGGCGCGGTGCTCGACGTCCACCTGATGATCGAGCGCCCCGAGCGGCAGGTCGCCGAGTTCGCGAAGGCCGGCGCGGACTCGATCACGGTCCACGCGGAGGCGACGCCGCACCTCAACTACGCGCTCTCCGCGATCAAGGACGGCGGCTGCGCCGCGGCCGCCGCGATCAATCCCGGCACGCCCGTCGGCGCCCTCGCCGAGGTCGCCGAGCTGCTCGACATGGCGCTCTGCATGTCGGTCAACCCGGGCTGGGGCGGACAGCCGTTCATCCCCGCCTCGCTCGACAAGATCGCGCGCCTGCGCGGCCTCCTGCCGCAGGGCACGGCGATCGAGGTCGACGGTGGCGTCGACGCCGCGACAGCAGGCCCGTGCGCCAGACACGGCGCGAGCGTGCTGGTCGCCGGCTCGGCGATCTTCGGGGCGTCAGACCCCGCTGCCGCCTACGCCGAGCTGGTCGCGGCGGCGGACGCCCGCTGA
- a CDS encoding ABC transporter ATP-binding protein, with amino-acid sequence MTATATAIVTAVDLRRRYGEGEAAVNALDGVSLELPPGAFTAVMGPSGSGKSTLMHVLAGLDTPTSGSVVVDGVELANLEDKKLTQLRRDKIGFIFQSFNLLPVLTAEENIVLPLKIAGRPVDEGWLEQLIETVGLGPRRTHHPSELSGGQQQRVAVARALITKPSVIFADEPTGNLDSASSAEVLGLLRRSVDDLGQTVVMVTHEAHAASYADRVVVLADGKIVHDGAAGTTDDVLDLMRAVA; translated from the coding sequence GTGACCGCCACCGCCACCGCGATCGTGACCGCCGTCGACCTCCGTCGTCGCTACGGCGAAGGCGAGGCCGCCGTCAACGCGCTCGACGGCGTCTCGCTCGAGCTGCCGCCCGGAGCCTTCACCGCCGTGATGGGCCCGTCGGGCTCCGGCAAGTCGACGTTGATGCACGTGCTCGCGGGCCTCGACACGCCGACGTCCGGCTCGGTCGTCGTCGACGGCGTCGAGCTGGCGAACCTCGAGGACAAGAAGCTGACGCAGCTGCGCCGCGACAAGATCGGGTTCATCTTCCAGTCGTTCAACCTGCTGCCGGTGCTGACGGCGGAGGAGAACATCGTCCTGCCGCTGAAGATCGCCGGCCGCCCGGTCGACGAGGGCTGGCTGGAGCAGCTGATCGAGACGGTTGGCCTCGGCCCGCGTCGCACCCATCACCCGTCCGAGCTGTCCGGCGGCCAGCAGCAGCGCGTCGCGGTCGCCCGCGCGCTGATCACGAAGCCGTCGGTGATCTTCGCCGACGAGCCGACCGGCAACCTCGACTCGGCCTCCAGCGCCGAGGTGCTCGGCCTGCTGCGGCGCTCGGTCGACGACCTCGGCCAGACGGTCGTGATGGTCACGCACGAGGCGCACGCCGCCTCCTACGCGGACCGCGTCGTGGTGCTCGCCGACGGCAAGATCGTCCATGACGGCGCCGCCGGCACGACCGACGACGTGCTCGACCTGATGCGGGCGGTCGCCTGA
- a CDS encoding ABC transporter permease has protein sequence MVALSLRGLVSRKLRTVLTAMAIVLGVGLVSGTYILTDTMNKSFDSVFESVNRNTDVSITPKEQFDDAGATPFSADVLRQVEAVPGVAVAAGSVDSDGAVLYKKNGRDPLAAAGGGGTVLTSESPRELDPLRYVEGHPPAGPDEIVLDKGSADKGDFKLGDEVRLSADGPQESFRLVGIAKLGDQDSIAGASLAVVQLETAQRLLDMRGEFSSISVKAESGVTPEELSRRIRAELPADRYNVRTGEQESRRQAADLQDQLGFLRTFLLAFAGISLFVGAFLIVNTYSITVAQRMREFALLRMIGASRRQVLKAVMGEALVVGFASAVVGFLFGFGLAPALRALFKAFGADLPADGLVLEPRTIVVSLLIGTIVTLVAATGPALRATRVPPIAALQDAASLTRGKTGRLRTPLSIGVTVIGLILILLGLFGGGSATRAAASIGAGAAVVFIGVGLLASHIVRPLALLVGLPLEKTRGVSGRLARENATRQPRRTASTSAALMIGVALVAFVAIFAAGLKASIDQAVDRGVAASLVMQTDNFQPVPNSASRALGEVQGVDQVSPLRFASAKVDGISGTTAVSGVDPSNVNDVFDVKWKEGSAEQLSSLGHGSTVVAKKFADKHDLRVGRRLTVQTPTGQRVEVVVEGIYDDDSALLADITLPNDVLASDFNVTRDSFVLATTTGGENADAIQKVADRELSAAYPTIEVLTKEGFKDNQAGQVDQLIAFVYVMLSLSVIVSLFGIVNTLVLAIHERTRELGMLRAIGTSRRQVRQIVRYESVITALIGAVLGVVLGAIFAVLVTIPLKDEGFAISIPIGTLIILLILAVIAGVIAAIPPARRAAKLDVLRALAYE, from the coding sequence ATGGTCGCGCTCTCCCTGCGCGGGCTCGTCTCGCGCAAGCTGCGCACGGTCCTGACCGCGATGGCGATCGTGCTCGGCGTCGGGCTCGTGTCCGGCACCTACATCCTGACCGACACGATGAACAAGTCGTTCGACAGCGTCTTCGAGTCGGTCAACAGAAACACCGACGTGTCGATCACGCCGAAGGAGCAGTTCGACGATGCAGGCGCGACGCCGTTCTCGGCCGACGTGCTCAGACAGGTCGAGGCGGTGCCCGGCGTCGCCGTCGCCGCCGGCTCCGTCGACTCCGACGGCGCCGTCCTCTACAAGAAGAACGGCAGAGACCCGCTCGCCGCGGCCGGTGGCGGCGGGACGGTCCTGACGAGCGAGTCGCCGAGAGAGCTCGACCCGCTCAGATACGTCGAGGGCCATCCGCCCGCCGGACCCGACGAGATCGTGCTCGACAAGGGCAGCGCCGACAAGGGCGACTTCAAGCTCGGCGACGAGGTCAGACTGTCGGCCGACGGCCCGCAGGAGTCGTTCAGACTCGTCGGCATCGCGAAGCTCGGCGACCAGGACTCGATCGCCGGCGCGTCGCTCGCCGTCGTGCAGCTGGAGACGGCGCAGCGGCTGCTGGACATGAGAGGCGAATTCAGCTCGATCTCCGTCAAGGCGGAGTCGGGCGTGACGCCCGAGGAGCTGTCGAGAAGGATCCGCGCGGAGCTGCCGGCGGACAGATACAACGTCCGCACCGGCGAGCAGGAGTCGAGAAGACAGGCTGCCGACCTGCAGGACCAGCTCGGCTTCCTGAGAACGTTCCTGCTCGCGTTCGCCGGCATCTCGCTGTTCGTCGGCGCATTCCTGATCGTCAACACCTACTCGATCACGGTCGCCCAGCGGATGCGTGAGTTCGCGCTGCTGCGGATGATCGGCGCCTCGCGCCGCCAGGTGTTGAAGGCGGTGATGGGCGAGGCGCTCGTCGTCGGCTTCGCCTCGGCGGTCGTCGGCTTCCTGTTCGGCTTCGGCCTCGCGCCGGCGCTGCGGGCGCTGTTCAAGGCGTTCGGCGCCGACCTGCCGGCTGACGGCCTCGTGCTGGAGCCGCGCACGATCGTCGTCTCACTGCTGATCGGTACGATCGTGACGCTCGTCGCGGCCACCGGCCCGGCGCTGCGCGCGACGCGCGTGCCGCCGATCGCCGCGCTGCAGGACGCCGCGAGCCTCACGCGCGGCAAGACCGGGCGGCTGCGCACGCCGCTGTCGATCGGCGTCACCGTGATCGGCCTGATCCTGATCCTGCTCGGCCTCTTCGGCGGGGGCAGCGCGACCCGCGCGGCCGCCTCGATCGGCGCCGGTGCGGCGGTCGTGTTCATCGGCGTCGGCCTGCTCGCCTCGCACATCGTCAGACCGCTCGCGCTGCTGGTCGGGCTGCCGCTGGAGAAGACCCGCGGCGTCAGCGGCCGGCTCGCGCGGGAGAACGCGACGCGCCAGCCGCGCCGCACCGCCTCGACCTCGGCCGCGCTGATGATCGGCGTCGCGCTGGTCGCGTTCGTCGCGATCTTCGCCGCCGGCCTGAAGGCGTCGATCGACCAGGCGGTCGACAGAGGCGTCGCCGCGAGCCTCGTGATGCAGACGGACAACTTCCAGCCTGTCCCGAACAGCGCGAGCAGAGCGCTCGGCGAGGTGCAGGGCGTCGACCAGGTCTCACCGCTGCGCTTCGCGAGCGCGAAGGTCGACGGGATCAGCGGCACGACGGCCGTCTCGGGCGTCGACCCGTCGAACGTCAACGACGTCTTCGACGTGAAGTGGAAGGAAGGCTCTGCCGAGCAGCTGTCCAGCCTCGGCCATGGCAGCACGGTCGTGGCGAAGAAGTTCGCCGACAAGCACGACCTCAGAGTCGGCAGAAGACTGACGGTGCAGACGCCGACCGGTCAGAGAGTCGAGGTCGTGGTCGAGGGCATCTACGACGACGACTCGGCGCTGCTGGCCGACATCACGCTGCCCAACGACGTGCTCGCGTCGGACTTCAACGTCACGAGAGACTCGTTCGTGCTCGCGACGACGACGGGCGGCGAGAACGCCGACGCGATCCAGAAGGTCGCCGACAGAGAGCTGTCCGCCGCCTACCCGACGATCGAGGTGCTGACGAAGGAGGGCTTCAAGGACAACCAGGCCGGTCAGGTCGACCAGCTGATCGCGTTCGTCTACGTGATGCTCTCGCTGTCGGTGATCGTCTCGCTGTTCGGCATCGTCAACACGCTCGTGCTCGCGATCCACGAGCGCACGCGTGAGCTGGGGATGCTGCGCGCGATCGGCACGTCGCGCCGCCAGGTGCGGCAGATCGTGCGCTACGAGTCCGTGATCACGGCCTTGATCGGCGCCGTCCTCGGCGTCGTGCTCGGCGCGATCTTCGCGGTGCTCGTGACGATCCCGCTGAAGGACGAGGGCTTCGCGATCTCGATCCCGATAGGGACGCTGATCATCCTGCTGATCCTCGCCGTCATCGCGGGCGTCATCGCCGCGATCCCCCCGGCCCGCCGAGCGGCGAAGCTCGACGTGCTGAGAGCGCTGGCGTACGAGTAG
- a CDS encoding type II toxin-antitoxin system VapC family toxin translates to MTARHQRGVLDTSTVILLPRIVDPQTLPVEPLITAVTLAELSVGPLVASDERERAARQAHLQQAEADFVPLPFDAAAARAFGRVAASLRRDGRKPAARSYDAMIAATALANELPVYTANPSDFRGIDGLDVVAVDVPRD, encoded by the coding sequence GTGACCGCGCGGCACCAACGCGGGGTGCTCGACACCTCGACGGTCATCCTGCTCCCGCGCATCGTCGATCCGCAGACGCTCCCCGTCGAGCCGCTGATCACCGCCGTCACGCTCGCCGAGCTGTCGGTCGGACCGCTCGTCGCGTCTGACGAACGAGAGCGCGCCGCCCGGCAGGCTCACCTCCAGCAGGCCGAGGCCGATTTCGTTCCGCTCCCCTTCGACGCCGCGGCAGCCCGCGCGTTCGGGCGCGTCGCCGCGTCGCTGCGCCGCGACGGACGCAAGCCCGCCGCCCGCTCCTACGACGCGATGATCGCCGCCACCGCGCTCGCGAACGAACTGCCTGTCTACACGGCGAACCCATCGGACTTCCGCGGCATCGACGGGCTCGACGTCGTCGCGGTCGACGTGCCGCGGGACTGA
- the rsmB gene encoding 16S rRNA (cytosine(967)-C(5))-methyltransferase RsmB, whose protein sequence is MPPVVAAVSPARQVAAAVLRRVESDGAYADRALAGEARRAGLDARDHAFAMALAFGAVQRRRTLDHVIERLARRPVGQLDPPVRDALRLGLLQLLFLGGVAPHAAVDQSVELAKAAGGPGYKLVNAVLRRGAREGPRILAQLDDRSPHGAALLHSVPDWIAALWWDALGAEEARALLARVNEPAETALRVNTLAADPAAVAAELGERGVAVRPAALEGIPLDEGLVVDSAFDVRSDPLFASGALVAQSRAAMAAARLLAPAPGARVLDLCAAPGGKATHLAALVGAAGAAGEVVAVERHEGRAEALRETCERLRAGGIVRVETGDAAQPRDPGDHFDAVLVDPPCSGLGTLQGRPDLRWRASAEAIGELSRLQGRILAAGAAALRPGGALLYATCTISPRENEQVVDAFLAAHDGFERVSTRQLTPSRDDTDGFFLALLRRSAP, encoded by the coding sequence GTGCCGCCCGTCGTCGCCGCTGTCTCGCCCGCCCGCCAGGTCGCCGCCGCCGTGCTGCGGCGGGTCGAGTCCGACGGCGCCTACGCCGACCGCGCGCTCGCCGGCGAGGCGCGCCGCGCCGGTCTGGACGCGCGCGATCACGCGTTCGCGATGGCGCTCGCGTTCGGTGCGGTGCAGCGCCGGCGCACGCTCGACCACGTGATCGAGCGACTGGCGCGCCGCCCGGTCGGCCAGCTCGATCCGCCGGTCCGCGACGCGCTGCGGCTCGGCTTGCTGCAGCTGCTGTTCCTCGGCGGCGTCGCGCCGCACGCGGCCGTCGACCAGAGCGTCGAGCTGGCGAAGGCGGCCGGCGGACCGGGCTACAAGCTCGTCAACGCGGTCCTGCGGCGCGGTGCGCGCGAGGGGCCGCGGATCCTCGCGCAGCTCGACGACCGCTCGCCGCACGGCGCGGCACTGCTGCACTCGGTGCCGGACTGGATCGCGGCGCTGTGGTGGGACGCGCTCGGCGCGGAGGAGGCGCGCGCGCTGCTCGCGCGCGTGAACGAGCCGGCGGAGACGGCGCTGCGCGTCAACACGCTCGCGGCCGATCCGGCGGCGGTCGCGGCGGAGTTGGGGGAGCGGGGCGTCGCGGTGCGCCCGGCAGCGCTCGAGGGCATCCCGTTGGACGAGGGGCTCGTCGTCGACAGCGCCTTCGACGTCCGCTCCGACCCGCTGTTCGCGAGCGGCGCGCTCGTCGCGCAGTCGCGCGCGGCGATGGCGGCCGCGCGCCTGCTGGCGCCCGCGCCCGGCGCCCGCGTGCTCGACCTCTGCGCCGCGCCCGGCGGCAAGGCGACGCACCTCGCGGCGCTCGTCGGCGCCGCCGGCGCCGCCGGCGAGGTCGTTGCGGTCGAGCGCCACGAGGGCCGCGCCGAGGCGCTGCGCGAGACGTGCGAACGGCTCAGAGCCGGCGGGATCGTGCGCGTCGAGACCGGCGACGCCGCGCAGCCGCGCGACCCCGGCGACCACTTCGACGCGGTCCTCGTCGACCCGCCGTGCAGCGGCCTCGGCACGCTCCAGGGGCGGCCGGACCTGCGCTGGCGCGCGAGCGCGGAGGCGATCGGCGAGCTGTCGCGGCTGCAGGGCAGGATCCTCGCGGCGGGCGCCGCCGCGCTGCGGCCGGGTGGCGCGCTGCTGTACGCCACGTGCACGATCTCGCCGCGCGAGAACGAGCAGGTGGTCGACGCGTTCCTCGCCGCCCACGACGGCTTCGAACGTGTCTCGACGCGCCAGCTGACACCCTCGCGCGACGACACCGACGGCTTCTTCCTGGCGCTGCTGCGCCGGTCAGCACCGTGA
- a CDS encoding cytochrome ubiquinol oxidase subunit I: protein MLLLDAIVAATQLTPVEQDHLDQARQMQAMSFAVHIPLTCFGVAFPAVVLFVEWLYLRTGDPLYRRLARRWSRIMVALFAVGVVTGTILSFELGMLWPEFMGTFGDVFGLGFAIEGFAFFLEAIFIAIYVYGWDRLPPKWHFASGFPIVFTGVLGATMVIAVNGWMNNPGGFRLVNGEAVDVKPWEALFGNSFFWHEVVHMYVAAYIVVGFLLAAVYAWGKLRHGRWGRYERTALAIPLTIAAFAAPVQLLVGDWAAREVAVHQPVKLAAIEGLQRTTSGASEHIFGWYDKDTGEIDYGIEIPKLLSLLAFHDPNATVRGLDSVPPEDRPGPINTVRFAFQAMVLIGSGLAMLAVFVLLVRWRKGRLPRSVWFYRALVLAGPGAVVALICGWITTEVGRQPWVVYNVMRTDEAVTGAGGVPVGYGLLALVYVGLLVAVWWILRRLARTPLADEVPSGS, encoded by the coding sequence ATGCTCCTCCTCGACGCGATCGTCGCCGCGACCCAGCTGACGCCTGTCGAGCAGGATCACCTCGACCAGGCGCGGCAGATGCAGGCGATGTCGTTCGCCGTCCACATCCCGCTGACGTGCTTCGGCGTCGCGTTCCCGGCGGTCGTGCTGTTCGTCGAGTGGCTGTACCTGCGCACCGGCGACCCGCTGTACCGCAGACTCGCCCGCCGCTGGTCGCGGATCATGGTCGCGCTGTTCGCCGTCGGCGTCGTCACCGGGACGATCCTCAGCTTCGAGCTGGGGATGCTGTGGCCCGAGTTCATGGGGACGTTCGGCGACGTCTTCGGGCTCGGCTTCGCGATCGAGGGGTTCGCCTTCTTCCTGGAGGCGATCTTCATCGCGATCTACGTCTACGGCTGGGACCGCCTGCCGCCGAAGTGGCACTTCGCGAGCGGCTTCCCGATCGTCTTCACCGGCGTGCTCGGCGCGACGATGGTGATCGCCGTCAACGGCTGGATGAACAACCCGGGCGGCTTCAGACTGGTCAACGGCGAGGCGGTCGACGTGAAGCCGTGGGAGGCGCTGTTCGGCAACTCGTTCTTCTGGCACGAGGTCGTCCACATGTACGTCGCCGCGTACATCGTCGTCGGCTTCCTGCTCGCGGCCGTCTACGCCTGGGGCAAGCTGCGGCACGGCAGATGGGGCCGCTACGAGCGGACCGCGCTCGCGATCCCGCTCACGATCGCCGCGTTCGCCGCGCCCGTGCAGCTGCTCGTCGGCGACTGGGCCGCGCGCGAGGTCGCCGTCCACCAGCCGGTCAAGCTGGCCGCGATCGAAGGGCTGCAGAGAACGACCTCCGGCGCCTCGGAGCACATATTCGGCTGGTACGACAAGGACACCGGCGAGATCGACTACGGGATCGAGATACCGAAGCTGCTGTCGCTGCTCGCCTTCCACGACCCGAACGCGACCGTCAGAGGGCTCGACTCGGTCCCGCCTGAGGACCGTCCTGGGCCGATCAACACGGTCCGCTTCGCCTTCCAGGCGATGGTCCTGATCGGCTCCGGGCTCGCCATGCTCGCCGTCTTCGTCCTGCTCGTGCGGTGGAGAAAGGGCCGGCTGCCGAGATCGGTCTGGTTCTACCGCGCGCTCGTGCTCGCCGGTCCCGGCGCCGTCGTCGCGCTGATCTGCGGCTGGATCACGACCGAGGTCGGGCGCCAGCCGTGGGTCGTCTACAACGTGATGCGGACCGACGAGGCGGTCACGGGCGCCGGCGGCGTGCCCGTCGGCTACGGGCTGCTGGCGCTCGTCTACGTCGGGCTGCTCGTGGCGGTCTGGTGGATCCTGCGACGGCTCGCGCGCACGCCGCTCGCCGACGAGGTCCCGAGCGGGAGCTGA
- a CDS encoding sensor histidine kinase yields the protein MSNARLTPGQRAAITTVALLGVLGAAATVTFVLTSSFTEKKWLVLGLILWIGISFTATGIYAWARRPDSRFGLQMCLVGLSWFAISLGTSGSDAIFTLGLTLSSLYAGFMVHMLLGYPSGRLHSRLERWLVGFAYAMTTLAPIAVLLVTPLPDEVPRNLLLVDSDAGLADVLDTVMQSIAIAITSLVVVLLVTRWQRATVPERRLLAPVLWSGAATCALLALTLVGQLVRLPGQVINVFDVAGIVIFASVPFAFLFGIMRSNLTRGHSVGRLISRLGDGPSPGRLRDALATALRDRSLSIAYWMPDAERYVDASGEPVTLPQAGSGRAFTEVERDGRRVAAIVHDASLDQEPELVEAAGAAAALALENERLDAELRVQIAEVRASRRRLLEVVTRERRRIERDLHDGAQQRLVALALTLGIAENQVEKDPEQARGLIREARDEARLALEELRELARGIHPAILTDRGLGPALEALASRAPLPVELADVPQERLPAPVEGAAYFVVAEALANIAKYAEATHAEVIVQRVNAHAVVEVRDDGVGGADPSAGTGLRGLEDRLSAIDGRLAVFSPSGRGTTIRAEIPCVS from the coding sequence ATGAGCAACGCCCGCCTGACCCCTGGTCAGCGCGCGGCGATCACCACCGTCGCGCTGCTCGGTGTGCTCGGCGCCGCCGCGACGGTCACGTTCGTCCTGACGAGCTCGTTCACCGAGAAGAAGTGGCTCGTGCTCGGGCTGATCCTGTGGATCGGCATCTCGTTCACCGCGACCGGCATCTACGCGTGGGCGCGCCGGCCCGACTCCCGCTTCGGCCTGCAGATGTGCCTCGTCGGCCTGTCGTGGTTCGCGATCTCGCTCGGGACCTCCGGCTCGGACGCGATCTTCACGCTCGGCCTCACGCTCAGCTCGCTCTACGCCGGCTTCATGGTCCACATGCTGCTCGGCTACCCGAGCGGCCGCCTGCACTCGCGCTTGGAGAGGTGGCTCGTCGGGTTCGCCTACGCGATGACGACGCTCGCCCCGATCGCGGTCCTGCTCGTCACGCCGCTGCCGGACGAGGTGCCGAGAAACCTGCTGCTGGTCGACTCCGACGCCGGCCTGGCGGACGTGCTGGACACGGTCATGCAGAGCATCGCGATCGCGATCACGTCGCTCGTCGTGGTGCTGCTCGTCACGCGCTGGCAGCGCGCGACGGTGCCCGAGCGGCGCCTGCTCGCGCCGGTGCTGTGGTCCGGCGCGGCGACGTGCGCGCTGCTCGCGCTGACGCTCGTCGGCCAGCTCGTGCGGCTGCCCGGCCAGGTCATCAACGTCTTCGACGTCGCCGGGATCGTCATCTTCGCCTCGGTCCCGTTCGCGTTCCTGTTCGGGATCATGCGCAGCAACCTCACGCGCGGCCACTCCGTCGGCCGGCTGATCTCGCGGCTCGGCGACGGGCCCAGCCCCGGTCGCCTGCGCGACGCGCTCGCGACGGCGCTGCGCGACCGCTCGCTGTCGATCGCCTACTGGATGCCCGACGCCGAGCGCTACGTCGACGCCAGCGGCGAGCCGGTGACGCTGCCGCAGGCCGGCAGCGGCCGCGCCTTCACCGAGGTCGAGCGCGACGGCCGCCGCGTCGCGGCGATCGTCCACGACGCGTCGCTGGACCAGGAGCCGGAGCTGGTCGAGGCGGCCGGCGCCGCCGCCGCGCTCGCGCTCGAGAACGAGCGGCTCGACGCCGAGCTGCGCGTCCAGATCGCCGAGGTGCGTGCGTCGCGCAGACGGCTGCTGGAGGTCGTCACGCGCGAGCGAAGGCGGATCGAGCGCGACCTGCACGACGGCGCGCAGCAGCGGCTCGTCGCGCTCGCGCTCACGCTCGGGATCGCGGAGAACCAGGTCGAGAAGGACCCGGAGCAGGCGCGCGGCCTGATCCGCGAGGCGCGCGACGAGGCGCGTCTGGCGCTGGAGGAGCTGCGCGAGCTGGCCCGCGGCATCCACCCGGCGATCCTCACCGACCGCGGGCTCGGCCCGGCGCTGGAGGCGCTCGCGAGCCGGGCGCCACTGCCGGTCGAGCTGGCCGACGTGCCGCAGGAGCGGCTGCCGGCGCCGGTCGAGGGCGCCGCCTACTTTGTCGTCGCGGAGGCGCTGGCGAACATCGCCAAGTACGCGGAGGCGACGCACGCCGAGGTGATCGTGCAGCGCGTCAACGCGCACGCGGTCGTCGAGGTGCGCGACGACGGCGTCGGCGGCGCGGACCCCAGCGCCGGCACCGGCCTGCGCGGGCTGGAGGACCGGCTCTCCGCGATCGACGGCCGTCTGGCAGTCTTCAGCCCGTCCGGTCGAGGAACGACCATTCGAGCTGAGATCCCATGCGTGTCGTGA
- a CDS encoding YfgJ family double zinc ribbon protein, with protein MSEQPVRLGPECPGCGEPWLRPTTMPGRYRCVYCLKRYELVSVCPNCGEHSTIVRMSSTAIVICNHCKGSMLTPV; from the coding sequence ATGAGCGAGCAGCCCGTCAGACTCGGCCCGGAGTGCCCGGGCTGCGGCGAGCCGTGGCTGCGCCCGACGACGATGCCGGGCCGCTACCGCTGCGTCTACTGCCTCAAGCGCTACGAGCTTGTCTCCGTCTGCCCCAACTGCGGTGAGCATTCGACGATCGTGCGGATGTCCAGCACGGCGATCGTCATCTGCAACCACTGCAAGGGCAGCATGCTGACGCCCGTCTGA